In a single window of the Acinetobacter tibetensis genome:
- a CDS encoding chromate resistance protein ChrB domain-containing protein — protein MKISLLISSLPTQNTTTRMRVWRSLKASGAATLRDGVYVLPIAHREKFDAIAHDVISEQGTAYIFHTESLSNLDLSTIFSRKEEYDALYKQLTALRDHLTQNQKKELLKQVRKLRKSIDALVEIDYYPDETQAQVLNELSLLERTIARLGEVNEPQAMQTHIQLLDKTDYQNQIWATRKRPWIDRLASAWLIKTFIDATPTFMWLETPADCPEEALGFDFDGARFSHVNHWVTFEVLLHSFNLETPALKKIAEIVHYLDVGGIEPPEAIGIEKVMQGLRSQINNDEQLFALSNHIFDGLYANLSRE, from the coding sequence ATGAAAATATCTTTACTCATCTCTTCACTCCCCACACAAAACACAACCACTCGTATGAGGGTATGGAGATCTCTTAAGGCAAGTGGCGCTGCAACCCTTCGGGATGGGGTCTATGTACTCCCAATTGCTCATCGCGAAAAATTTGATGCTATTGCTCATGATGTTATTTCTGAGCAAGGAACTGCTTATATATTCCATACAGAGTCCCTTTCAAATCTTGATCTTTCGACTATTTTCAGTCGAAAAGAAGAATACGATGCTCTTTATAAACAACTTACTGCATTACGAGACCACCTGACTCAAAATCAAAAGAAAGAGCTGCTCAAGCAAGTTCGTAAACTCCGAAAAAGTATCGATGCACTTGTAGAAATTGACTATTACCCTGACGAAACTCAGGCTCAAGTGCTAAACGAACTTTCATTATTGGAACGCACTATTGCACGACTTGGTGAAGTTAACGAACCCCAAGCAATGCAAACTCATATTCAACTTTTAGACAAAACAGATTATCAAAACCAAATTTGGGCAACTCGAAAAAGACCTTGGATTGATCGCCTAGCCTCTGCATGGCTGATTAAGACTTTTATCGATGCCACACCGACCTTTATGTGGTTAGAAACCCCTGCTGATTGCCCCGAAGAGGCCTTAGGTTTTGATTTTGATGGCGCGAGGTTCAGCCACGTGAATCACTGGGTCACTTTTGAAGTTCTTTTACATAGTTTTAATTTAGAAACACCTGCACTCAAAAAAATCGCTGAAATTGTGCATTACCTTGATGTGGGTGGAATTGAACCACCAGAAGCAATAGGGATTGAAAAAGTCATGCAAGGTCTTCGAAGCCAAATCAACAATGATGAACAATTATTTGCATTATCCAATCATATTTTTGATGGCCTCTATGCCAACCTATCCAGAGAATAA